A part of Streptomyces sp. NBC_01210 genomic DNA contains:
- a CDS encoding polysaccharide deacetylase family protein — translation MTANRGHAVLAVLLVAALGSACAAESSGGSRGSGGPGASGGVKAAPGGQAKPQSGPAGALTAYVEKVKRAQAARAVAAKKWGLEKPPLAAPQPPAVKPEITTREGFEVEDGESLPPVFTTVPVKDKVVFLTIDDGWEKDPALLRMMSELKIPYSAFLSDYLISNNYDYFKEMRDRGVSLYNHTLNHLYLPGLSYAEQEREICNQQTKLEERYGKRPSLFRPPYGNYNRDTLRVAKSCGVKAVPLWAAEAFPDHMEWREWDQDLHPGDIILTHFRGPEEWKGTMPDLIRRVMKTITDKGYAVAKLEDYV, via the coding sequence ATGACAGCCAATCGGGGCCATGCGGTCCTGGCTGTGCTCCTGGTCGCCGCCCTCGGCTCCGCCTGTGCGGCCGAGTCCTCGGGTGGTTCGCGCGGTTCCGGCGGCCCCGGTGCCTCCGGCGGCGTCAAAGCCGCCCCCGGCGGGCAGGCGAAGCCGCAGTCCGGCCCCGCCGGCGCGCTCACCGCGTACGTGGAGAAGGTGAAGCGCGCCCAGGCCGCCCGCGCCGTCGCAGCCAAGAAGTGGGGCCTGGAGAAGCCCCCGCTCGCCGCGCCCCAGCCGCCCGCCGTCAAGCCGGAGATCACCACCCGTGAGGGCTTCGAGGTCGAGGACGGCGAGTCCCTGCCGCCCGTCTTCACCACCGTGCCCGTCAAGGACAAGGTCGTCTTCCTGACGATCGACGACGGCTGGGAGAAGGACCCCGCCCTGCTGCGGATGATGTCCGAGCTCAAGATCCCGTACAGCGCCTTCCTCAGCGACTACTTGATCAGCAACAACTACGACTATTTCAAGGAGATGCGGGACCGCGGGGTCTCGCTGTACAACCACACCCTCAACCACCTCTATCTGCCCGGCCTTTCGTACGCCGAGCAGGAGCGGGAGATCTGCAACCAGCAGACCAAGCTCGAGGAGCGGTACGGGAAGCGGCCCTCGCTCTTCCGCCCGCCGTACGGCAACTACAACCGGGACACGCTGCGCGTAGCCAAATCGTGCGGCGTCAAGGCCGTTCCGCTGTGGGCCGCCGAGGCGTTTCCGGACCACATGGAGTGGCGCGAGTGGGACCAGGATCTGCACCCCGGCGACATCATCCTGACGCACTTCCGCGGCCCCGAGGAGTGGAAGGGCACCATGCCCGACCTGATCCGGCGGGTCATGAAGACGATCACCGACAAGGGCTACGCCGTGGCGAAGCTGGAGGACTACGTATGA
- a CDS encoding polysaccharide deacetylase family protein has protein sequence MRRAHRLLAGVLAAGALLASGCAQSVDPIERLGRKAARQVSPGAGVPGSAHKRWGLAAPLAAAPKPPARRPKVPYVVNRVPTREKVVFLTFDDGVERDTEFLRMVGDLKLPISTFRTGGRTDLRTLSYEDQHDEICRRRERLLRPPHGAYNADTLRAAADCGVRAVVLGRAYEEGERLRPGDIVLAHTRTTGRMLRRIQAQGYAVARLEDYV, from the coding sequence ATGAGACGCGCGCACCGGCTGCTGGCCGGAGTGCTGGCGGCCGGTGCGCTTCTCGCCTCGGGGTGTGCGCAGTCGGTGGACCCGATCGAGCGCCTCGGGCGCAAGGCCGCGCGGCAGGTCTCCCCGGGCGCGGGTGTACCGGGCTCCGCGCACAAGCGGTGGGGGCTGGCCGCGCCGCTCGCGGCCGCGCCGAAGCCGCCCGCGCGCAGGCCCAAGGTGCCCTACGTGGTGAACCGGGTGCCGACCCGCGAGAAGGTCGTCTTCCTCACCTTCGACGACGGCGTGGAGCGCGATACGGAGTTCCTGCGGATGGTCGGCGATCTGAAGCTGCCGATCAGTACGTTCCGCACGGGCGGCAGGACCGATCTGCGCACGCTCTCGTACGAGGACCAGCACGACGAGATCTGCCGCCGACGGGAGCGGCTGCTCCGTCCACCGCACGGCGCGTACAACGCCGACACGCTGCGGGCGGCGGCCGACTGCGGGGTCCGTGCGGTGGTGCTGGGGCGGGCGTATGAGGAGGGTGAACGGCTGCGGCCCGGTGACATCGTGCTCGCGCACACGAGGACGACGGGGCGGATGCTGCGCCGTATCCAGGCGCAGGGGTACGCGGTGGCGCGTCTGGAGGACTACGTCTGA
- the groES gene encoding co-chaperone GroES produces the protein MTTASSKVAIKPLEDRIVVQPLDAEQTTASGLVIPDTAKEKPQEGVVLAVGPGRFENGERLPLDVKTGDVVLYSKYGGTEVKYNGEEYLVLSARDVLAIVEK, from the coding sequence GTGACGACCGCCAGCTCCAAGGTTGCCATCAAGCCGCTCGAGGACCGCATTGTGGTCCAGCCGCTCGACGCCGAGCAGACCACGGCCTCTGGCCTGGTCATCCCGGACACCGCGAAGGAGAAGCCCCAGGAGGGCGTCGTCCTCGCCGTGGGCCCGGGTCGCTTCGAGAACGGCGAGCGGCTCCCGCTCGACGTCAAGACCGGCGACGTCGTGCTGTACAGCAAGTACGGCGGCACCGAGGTGAAGTACAACGGCGAGGAGTACCTCGTCCTCTCGGCTCGCGACGTGCTCGCGATCGTCGAGAAGTAA
- the groL gene encoding chaperonin GroEL (60 kDa chaperone family; promotes refolding of misfolded polypeptides especially under stressful conditions; forms two stacked rings of heptamers to form a barrel-shaped 14mer; ends can be capped by GroES; misfolded proteins enter the barrel where they are refolded when GroES binds): MAKILKFDEDARRALERGVNKLADTVKVTIGPRGRNVVIDKKFGAPTITNDGVTIAREVEVEDPYENLGAQLVKEVATKTNDIAGDGTTTATVLAQALVREGLRNVAAGASPAALKKGIDAAVKAVSEELLATARPIDDKADIAAVAALSAQDQQVGELIAEAMDKVGKDGVITVEESNTFGLELDFTEGMAFDKGYLSPYMVSDQERMEAVLDDPYILIHQGKISSIQDLLPLLEKVIQAGSSKPLLIIAEDVEGEALSTLVVNKIRGTFNAVAVKAPGFGDRRKAMLGDMAALTGATVIAEEVGLKLDQAGLDVLGTARRVTVSKDDTTIVDGGGKHEDVVGRINQIKAEIESTDSDWDREKLQERLAKLAGGVCVIKVGAATEVELKEKKHRLEDAISATRAAVEEGIVSGGGSALVHAVKVLEGNLGKEGDEATGVAVVRRAAVEPLRWIAENAGLEGYVITAKVAELEAGQGFNAATGEYGDLVKAGVIDPVKVTRSALENAASIASLLLTTETLVVEKPAEEEAEAGHGHGHSH; the protein is encoded by the coding sequence ATGGCGAAGATCCTGAAGTTCGACGAGGACGCCCGTCGCGCCCTCGAGCGCGGCGTCAACAAGCTTGCCGACACGGTGAAGGTGACGATCGGCCCCCGCGGCCGCAATGTCGTCATCGACAAGAAGTTCGGCGCCCCCACCATCACCAACGACGGTGTCACCATCGCCCGTGAGGTCGAGGTCGAGGACCCGTACGAGAACCTCGGTGCCCAGCTGGTGAAGGAGGTGGCGACCAAGACCAACGACATCGCGGGTGACGGCACCACCACCGCCACCGTGCTGGCCCAGGCGCTGGTCCGCGAGGGCCTGCGCAACGTCGCCGCGGGCGCTTCCCCGGCCGCCCTGAAGAAGGGCATCGACGCCGCGGTCAAGGCCGTGTCCGAGGAACTCCTCGCGACCGCCCGACCGATCGACGACAAGGCCGACATCGCCGCCGTGGCCGCGCTCTCCGCGCAGGACCAGCAGGTCGGCGAGCTCATCGCCGAGGCGATGGACAAGGTCGGCAAGGACGGTGTCATCACCGTCGAGGAGTCCAACACCTTCGGCCTGGAGCTCGACTTCACCGAGGGCATGGCCTTCGACAAGGGCTACCTGTCGCCGTACATGGTGTCCGACCAGGAGCGTATGGAGGCCGTCCTCGACGACCCGTACATCCTGATCCACCAGGGCAAGATCTCCTCGATCCAGGACCTGCTGCCCCTGCTCGAGAAGGTCATCCAGGCGGGTAGCTCCAAGCCGCTGCTGATCATCGCCGAGGACGTCGAGGGCGAGGCCCTCTCCACTCTCGTCGTGAACAAGATCCGCGGCACCTTCAACGCGGTGGCCGTCAAGGCCCCCGGCTTCGGCGACCGTCGCAAGGCGATGCTCGGCGACATGGCCGCCCTCACCGGTGCCACCGTCATCGCCGAGGAGGTCGGCCTCAAGCTCGACCAGGCCGGTCTGGACGTGCTGGGCACCGCCCGCCGCGTGACCGTGAGCAAGGACGACACCACCATCGTCGACGGTGGCGGCAAGCACGAGGACGTCGTCGGCCGCATCAACCAGATCAAGGCCGAGATCGAGTCCACGGACTCCGACTGGGACCGCGAGAAGCTCCAGGAGCGCCTCGCGAAGCTGGCCGGCGGCGTGTGCGTGATCAAGGTCGGCGCCGCCACCGAGGTGGAGCTGAAGGAGAAGAAGCACCGTCTGGAGGACGCCATCTCCGCGACCCGCGCCGCGGTCGAGGAGGGCATCGTCTCCGGTGGTGGCTCCGCGCTCGTCCACGCCGTGAAGGTGCTCGAGGGCAACCTCGGCAAGGAGGGCGACGAGGCCACCGGTGTCGCCGTCGTCCGTCGCGCCGCCGTCGAGCCGCTGCGCTGGATCGCCGAGAACGCCGGTCTTGAGGGCTACGTCATCACCGCCAAGGTCGCCGAGCTCGAGGCCGGCCAGGGCTTCAACGCCGCGACCGGCGAGTACGGCGACCTGGTGAAGGCCGGCGTCATCGACCCGGTCAAGGTCACGCGCTCCGCGCTGGAGAACGCCGCGTCCATCGCCTCCCTGCTGCTCACGACCGAGACCCTGGTCGTCGAGAAGCCGGCGGAGGAGGAGGCCGAGGCGGGTCACGGCCACGGCCACAGCCACTGA
- a CDS encoding ester cyclase, translated as MKFVQIVDYKTEQFDTMNQLMDKWVDQTKGKRTATHTLTGKDRSDDSHYVEIVEFPSYEEAMKNSHLPETDRIFQEMVALCDGLPSFTDLDVVRDEQLNAAAARRFFHEIAVGGNLDAIDELFAADYRDHDIIRGEDSVIGLENMRSDVTGWRDAFDFTFNLDRQATEGDDVVTLWTWTGTHKGDFLGIAPTGKQCTMTGTTIFRFQDGKVQEGWWHYDVMRLMRQLGALG; from the coding sequence ATGAAATTCGTACAGATAGTCGACTACAAGACCGAGCAGTTCGACACCATGAACCAGCTCATGGACAAGTGGGTCGATCAGACCAAGGGCAAGCGGACCGCCACCCACACCCTCACCGGCAAGGACCGCTCCGACGACTCGCACTACGTCGAGATCGTCGAATTCCCCTCGTACGAAGAGGCGATGAAAAACTCCCATCTGCCCGAGACCGACCGGATCTTCCAGGAGATGGTGGCGCTCTGCGACGGGTTGCCGTCGTTCACCGACCTCGATGTGGTCCGCGACGAACAGCTGAACGCGGCAGCCGCCCGCCGCTTCTTCCACGAGATCGCCGTCGGAGGCAACCTCGACGCCATCGACGAGCTGTTCGCGGCCGACTACCGGGACCACGACATCATCAGGGGAGAGGACAGCGTCATCGGGTTGGAGAACATGCGCAGCGATGTCACCGGCTGGCGCGACGCGTTCGACTTCACCTTCAACCTGGACAGGCAAGCGACCGAAGGTGACGACGTCGTGACGCTGTGGACCTGGACCGGCACACACAAGGGCGACTTCCTGGGCATCGCCCCCACCGGCAAACAGTGCACCATGACCGGCACCACGATCTTCCGCTTCCAGGACGGGAAGGTCCAGGAAGGCTGGTGGCACTACGACGTCATGCGCCTGATGAGGCAGCTCGGCGCGCTGGGCTAG
- a CDS encoding hydroxyacid dehydrogenase, producing MGPGIAERLLDDRHRDRLTALARTDPYLIAHDLTAPSPPVADALATAEVLLTCWGTTPLTAEVLAAAPRLRAVVHAAGSVKNHITEACWERGIAVTSVAAANALPVAEYTLAAILFANKRVLHTRHRYRTLRTHHDWRLELDGAGNYGRTVGIVGASRIGRRVIELLRPFDLRVLLYDPYVGSAEADRLGVETVPLDVLCAGSDVVTVHAPQIPATHHMIGARQLALMPDGATLVNTARGSLVDEEALLAELISGRLDAVLDVTDPEVPSADSPLYDLPNVLLTPHIAGSLGRELHRMADRALDEVERFAAGLPFADPVRPGALKHSA from the coding sequence ATGGGCCCCGGCATCGCCGAGCGCCTGCTCGACGACCGCCACCGCGACCGTCTCACCGCCCTCGCCCGCACCGATCCGTACCTGATCGCCCACGATCTGACCGCCCCTTCGCCACCCGTCGCGGACGCGCTCGCCACGGCCGAAGTACTGCTGACATGCTGGGGCACGACCCCGCTCACCGCGGAGGTCCTCGCGGCGGCCCCGCGGCTGCGCGCAGTCGTCCACGCCGCCGGCTCCGTCAAGAACCACATCACCGAAGCCTGCTGGGAGCGCGGCATCGCGGTGACCTCGGTCGCCGCGGCCAACGCCCTGCCCGTCGCCGAGTACACGCTCGCCGCGATCCTCTTCGCCAACAAGCGCGTTCTGCACACCCGGCACCGCTACCGCACGCTGCGCACCCACCACGACTGGCGCCTGGAACTCGACGGCGCGGGCAACTACGGCCGTACGGTCGGGATCGTCGGCGCGTCCCGGATCGGCCGCCGGGTGATCGAGCTGCTACGCCCGTTCGACCTGCGGGTTCTGCTGTACGACCCGTACGTCGGGTCGGCCGAGGCCGACCGGCTCGGCGTCGAGACCGTGCCGCTGGACGTGCTCTGCGCAGGCAGCGACGTCGTCACGGTCCATGCCCCGCAGATCCCGGCCACCCACCATATGATCGGCGCCCGGCAACTGGCACTGATGCCCGACGGCGCGACGCTGGTCAACACCGCGCGCGGTTCGCTGGTCGACGAGGAGGCCCTGCTCGCCGAGCTCATCTCCGGACGCCTCGATGCCGTACTGGATGTGACGGACCCTGAAGTCCCGTCCGCCGACTCGCCCTTGTACGACCTGCCGAACGTACTGCTCACTCCGCACATAGCGGGCTCGCTCGGCCGCGAGCTGCACCGGATGGCCGACCGGGCGCTGGACGAGGTGGAGCGGTTCGCGGCCGGGCTGCCCTTCGCGGACCCGGTCCGTCCCGGGGCACTTAAACATTCCGCTTAG
- a CDS encoding SDR family NAD(P)-dependent oxidoreductase — MTTALITGATAGIGAAFARRLAAEGHNLVLVARDTKRLHEQATELHDRHGIEAEVLTADLSQDAGIGAVEKRLADRKNPVDLLVNNAGFGNKGRFLEVSMADELTMLKVHCEAVLRLTAAAAESMRERRRGGVVNVASVAAFVPRGTYGASKAWVVQFTQGAARDLAGSGVRLMALCPGFVRTEFHERAGMGTDNIPGWMWLDADKLVSTALADLARGKSLSIPDPRYKALMGAVKLAPRGLLGGITSRTGRKYGPQ; from the coding sequence ATGACGACTGCACTGATTACGGGAGCGACCGCGGGTATCGGCGCCGCGTTCGCGCGGCGGCTCGCGGCCGAGGGACACAACCTGGTGCTGGTGGCCCGCGACACCAAGCGACTGCACGAGCAGGCCACCGAGTTGCACGACCGGCACGGCATCGAGGCGGAGGTGCTGACCGCCGATCTGTCGCAGGACGCCGGGATCGGCGCGGTCGAGAAGCGGCTCGCCGACCGGAAGAACCCGGTGGACCTGCTGGTCAACAATGCGGGGTTCGGCAACAAGGGACGCTTCCTCGAGGTGTCCATGGCCGACGAACTGACGATGCTGAAGGTGCACTGCGAGGCGGTGCTGCGGCTGACGGCGGCGGCGGCGGAGTCGATGCGGGAGCGCAGGCGGGGCGGGGTGGTGAATGTGGCGTCGGTGGCCGCCTTCGTGCCGCGCGGGACGTACGGCGCTTCGAAGGCGTGGGTCGTGCAGTTCACGCAGGGTGCCGCGCGGGATCTGGCGGGGTCGGGCGTACGGCTGATGGCCCTGTGCCCCGGATTCGTACGGACGGAGTTCCACGAACGGGCCGGGATGGGGACGGACAACATCCCTGGGTGGATGTGGCTGGACGCGGACAAGCTGGTCTCCACAGCGCTGGCGGACCTGGCTCGCGGGAAGTCGCTCTCGATCCCCGACCCGCGCTACAAGGCGCTGATGGGTGCGGTGAAGCTGGCGCCGCGCGGGCTGCTCGGCGGGATCACGTCCAGGACAGGCCGGAAGTACGGCCCGCAGTGA
- a CDS encoding MOSC domain-containing protein, which yields MKVLTVNVGRPKAVDYTDGAGGTTGIDKQPADGAVRVREPGPKGQGASGVVGDTVCDLRHHGGTHQAVYAFAREDLDFWERELGRPLANGSFGENLTTSGLDVSGAKIGERWRIGDGLVLEVTSGRIPCRTFASWLGEKGWVKRFTRHGAPGAYLRVVEPGEIRAGDAIELVHRPDHEVTVELSFRADTTERELLPRLLAAGEALHPELLKDAREYVAKQGG from the coding sequence ATGAAGGTTCTGACCGTGAACGTGGGACGGCCGAAGGCCGTCGACTACACCGACGGCGCGGGCGGCACGACCGGCATCGACAAGCAGCCGGCCGATGGGGCCGTACGGGTGAGGGAGCCGGGCCCCAAAGGGCAAGGGGCCAGCGGGGTCGTCGGGGACACGGTCTGCGATCTGCGGCACCACGGCGGGACCCACCAGGCCGTGTACGCCTTCGCGCGCGAGGATCTGGACTTCTGGGAGCGGGAGTTGGGGCGGCCACTGGCCAACGGCTCCTTCGGGGAGAACCTCACGACGAGCGGGCTCGATGTGAGCGGGGCGAAGATCGGCGAGCGCTGGCGGATAGGCGACGGGCTGGTGCTGGAGGTGACCAGCGGCCGCATTCCATGCCGTACGTTCGCGAGCTGGCTGGGCGAGAAGGGCTGGGTCAAGCGCTTCACGCGGCACGGCGCGCCCGGCGCGTATCTGCGGGTCGTCGAACCCGGCGAGATCCGCGCGGGCGACGCGATCGAGCTCGTGCACCGGCCGGATCACGAGGTGACGGTCGAGCTCTCGTTCCGGGCCGACACCACGGAGCGCGAGCTGCTGCCTCGTCTGCTCGCGGCAGGCGAGGCGCTCCACCCCGAGCTGCTGAAGGACGCCCGCGAGTACGTCGCCAAGCAGGGCGGGTAG
- a CDS encoding LysR family transcriptional regulator has product MIEARHLRVLRAVAATGSFSAAARTLGCTQPAVSQQMKALETSAGTPLLIRTGRAMRLTQAGEALVRHASGILAGLTAAEEEIAAIAGLRAGRVRLVSFPSGSSTLVPTALAALRAAHPGTRVSLVEAEPPRSVEMLREGDCDVALAFRYGATDTEWDDLIVRPLLTDRLVGLVPEGHRLAESDSVTIGDLAGEPWIAGCPRCRRQLVEVCEEAGFTPRIDFATDDYPAVIGLVAAGLGVAVLPELAMESVRPKAARTVTVEPAVQREIVALTLPDLAQVPAVAATLDQLTLAAPRRP; this is encoded by the coding sequence GTGATCGAAGCCCGTCATCTCCGTGTCCTGCGTGCCGTTGCCGCCACCGGCTCGTTCTCGGCGGCCGCGCGCACGCTGGGCTGCACACAGCCCGCCGTCAGCCAGCAGATGAAGGCGCTCGAGACCTCGGCCGGTACCCCGCTGCTGATTCGCACAGGCCGCGCAATGCGCCTGACCCAGGCGGGTGAGGCGCTCGTGCGGCACGCCTCGGGCATCCTGGCCGGGCTCACCGCCGCCGAGGAGGAAATCGCCGCCATCGCCGGTCTGCGGGCCGGCCGGGTCCGGCTGGTCTCGTTCCCCAGCGGCAGCTCCACCCTCGTACCGACCGCGCTCGCCGCCCTGCGCGCGGCCCACCCGGGCACCCGGGTCTCTCTCGTCGAGGCCGAGCCGCCGCGCTCGGTGGAGATGCTGCGGGAGGGTGACTGCGATGTGGCGCTCGCCTTCCGTTACGGCGCGACAGACACGGAGTGGGACGACCTGATCGTCCGCCCGCTGCTCACCGACCGCCTCGTGGGTCTCGTCCCCGAAGGGCACCGCCTCGCCGAATCGGACTCCGTCACCATCGGCGATCTGGCCGGTGAGCCCTGGATCGCGGGCTGCCCGCGCTGCCGCCGCCAGCTCGTCGAGGTCTGCGAGGAGGCGGGCTTCACCCCGCGTATCGACTTCGCCACCGACGACTACCCGGCGGTGATCGGCCTGGTCGCCGCGGGTCTGGGGGTGGCCGTGCTGCCCGAGCTGGCCATGGAGTCGGTTCGGCCCAAGGCCGCGCGCACCGTGACCGTGGAGCCGGCGGTCCAGCGCGAGATCGTGGCGCTCACGCTCCCGGACCTGGCGCAGGTCCCGGCGGTCGCCGCCACTCTCGACCAGCTGACTCTGGCGGCGCCACGACGGCCCTGA
- a CDS encoding WhiB family transcriptional regulator, with translation MADFSRLPGPNADLWDWQLLAACRGVDSSLFFHPEGERGAARSARENSAKEVCMRCPVRAECAAHALAVREPYGVWGGLTEDEREELMGRARHRLIPANSVGGVPRG, from the coding sequence ATGGCAGATTTCTCCCGCCTTCCCGGACCCAACGCCGATCTGTGGGACTGGCAGCTCCTCGCAGCCTGCCGTGGGGTGGACAGCTCTCTCTTCTTCCACCCCGAGGGTGAGCGTGGCGCTGCACGAAGTGCGCGCGAGAACTCGGCAAAAGAGGTCTGCATGAGGTGCCCGGTCCGCGCGGAGTGCGCGGCACACGCACTGGCGGTGCGGGAGCCGTACGGCGTGTGGGGCGGACTGACCGAGGACGAGCGCGAGGAGCTGATGGGGCGTGCACGGCATCGACTGATCCCGGCGAACAGCGTGGGAGGCGTACCGCGGGGCTGA
- a CDS encoding response regulator transcription factor has protein sequence MTSVLVCDDSPLAREALRRAVATVPGVERVTTAANGEEVLRRWGADRSDLILMDVRMPGLGGVETVRRLLSADPGARIIMLTVAEDLDGVALAVAAGARGYLHKDASRAELRATVTQALADPTWRLAPRRLRSAEMGAAPTLTAREIQVLEGMSHGRSNAEIGRELFLSEDTVKTHARRLFKKLGASDRAHAVALGFRWGLVR, from the coding sequence ATGACATCCGTCCTCGTCTGCGACGACTCCCCGCTTGCCCGAGAGGCGCTCCGCCGCGCGGTTGCGACCGTGCCCGGCGTCGAGCGCGTGACGACCGCGGCCAACGGCGAGGAAGTCCTCCGCCGCTGGGGCGCCGACCGCTCGGACCTGATTCTGATGGACGTACGCATGCCCGGACTGGGCGGCGTCGAGACGGTCCGCCGGTTGCTCTCCGCCGATCCCGGCGCCCGGATCATCATGCTGACCGTCGCCGAGGACCTGGACGGCGTCGCGCTCGCGGTCGCCGCCGGTGCCCGCGGCTATCTGCACAAGGACGCCTCGCGCGCCGAGTTGCGGGCGACGGTCACCCAGGCGCTCGCCGATCCGACCTGGCGGCTGGCACCACGCCGGCTGCGTTCGGCGGAAATGGGCGCGGCGCCGACGCTCACCGCGCGTGAGATCCAGGTGCTCGAAGGAATGAGTCACGGCCGGTCGAACGCCGAGATCGGCCGCGAGCTCTTCCTCTCCGAGGACACGGTGAAAACGCACGCCAGGCGGCTTTTCAAGAAGCTGGGCGCTTCGGACCGGGCGCACGCCGTCGCGCTCGGATTCCGCTGGGGCCTGGTCCGCTAG
- a CDS encoding sigma-70 family RNA polymerase sigma factor → MRDDETTVIGALVHRAVDGDEQATHDLLAHVHPLALRFCRARLSRLPGDARHFVEDLAQEVCVAVLMALPRYKDTGRPFEAFVFAIASHKVADLQRAAMRHPGSTAVPSNEMPERPDDSLGPEERALLSDDAEWAKRLLANLPENQRELLVLRVAVGLTAEETGQMLGMSPGAVRVAQHRALSRLRALAEQ, encoded by the coding sequence ATGCGCGACGACGAGACCACGGTGATCGGTGCACTCGTTCACCGTGCCGTCGATGGCGACGAGCAGGCTACGCACGACCTCCTCGCGCATGTCCATCCGCTCGCGCTGCGCTTCTGCCGTGCCCGGCTCAGCCGGCTGCCGGGCGACGCGCGTCACTTCGTGGAGGACCTTGCGCAGGAGGTCTGTGTCGCGGTGCTGATGGCGCTGCCGCGGTACAAGGACACCGGAAGGCCCTTCGAGGCTTTCGTCTTCGCCATCGCATCCCACAAGGTCGCCGATCTGCAGCGGGCGGCCATGCGGCATCCGGGATCGACGGCTGTGCCGTCCAACGAGATGCCGGAGCGTCCTGACGATTCGCTCGGTCCCGAGGAGCGCGCGCTGCTCAGTGACGATGCCGAGTGGGCCAAAAGGCTGCTCGCCAATCTGCCGGAGAACCAGCGGGAGCTGCTGGTGCTGCGGGTCGCCGTGGGACTGACCGCCGAGGAGACCGGGCAGATGCTGGGAATGTCACCCGGCGCGGTGCGTGTCGCCCAGCACCGGGCACTCAGCCGGCTGCGCGCCCTGGCCGAGCAGTAG